Proteins from one Chroococcidiopsis sp. CCMEE 29 genomic window:
- the scyF gene encoding scytonemin biosynthesis PEP-CTERM protein ScyF (ScyF is a conserved protein in biosynthesis systems for the scytonemin, a Trp-derived cyanobacterial natural sunscreen, although it is not absolutely required.) — MGLVKNLSVTLACAGFMVLATAVEAKAQLTLEYEKQIGSPGFGPGELFVPQGIGVQDETGNTYVSNGRGLNPDGTFNPNLGNRVDVFDPQSNYLRSIGSGSQEPGQGFDEPADLKFNPKTGNLHVGDVFNSEIDVYKPDTGEFVRSYGSFGGPVEGRLFFGPGGMSFGNDGNLYVTDFSEDIVKVYNGQDGELVKTIGSPGSELGQFSGPAGITVSPNTGNIYVGDQYNGRIQVLNPEGDPLFAFGERGSEPGQFREPIGVEVDEFENIYVADSQNSRVQAFDKDGNFLTAFGEPARNESGEIVPPPALGGPPFGDPLVLEPGTFNWTAGLHYDNDKLYVGDFFQGRVQVLSVNRETTEVPEPSAVLGIAVLGAGSVAVKFRKQRQQKTAV, encoded by the coding sequence ATGGGATTAGTCAAAAATTTGTCAGTTACCCTTGCCTGTGCCGGATTCATGGTCCTGGCAACAGCAGTGGAAGCCAAAGCCCAGCTAACCTTAGAGTACGAGAAGCAAATTGGTAGTCCTGGATTCGGTCCTGGAGAGCTTTTTGTTCCTCAGGGTATAGGGGTGCAGGACGAAACTGGAAATACTTATGTCAGTAATGGTCGGGGTCTTAACCCAGACGGCACTTTTAACCCAAATCTCGGTAACCGGGTTGATGTATTCGACCCTCAGAGTAACTATCTGAGGTCAATTGGCAGTGGTAGCCAGGAACCTGGACAGGGTTTCGACGAGCCAGCAGACCTAAAATTTAATCCCAAGACTGGCAACCTGCATGTGGGTGATGTTTTCAACAGCGAAATCGATGTATACAAGCCCGATACAGGGGAATTCGTTAGATCCTATGGCTCCTTTGGCGGTCCTGTAGAAGGTAGGCTCTTCTTTGGTCCAGGGGGTATGTCATTCGGTAACGATGGCAATCTGTATGTGACTGATTTTAGCGAGGACATTGTCAAGGTATACAATGGTCAGGACGGTGAGCTAGTTAAGACAATCGGTAGCCCTGGCAGTGAACTTGGGCAGTTTAGCGGACCAGCAGGTATAACAGTTTCCCCCAACACTGGCAATATCTATGTAGGCGATCAGTACAACGGTCGCATTCAGGTACTCAATCCAGAAGGAGACCCCCTATTTGCCTTTGGCGAACGTGGTAGCGAACCTGGGCAATTTAGAGAGCCGATTGGCGTAGAAGTGGACGAGTTTGAGAATATCTATGTGGCTGATTCTCAAAATAGCCGCGTCCAGGCATTTGATAAAGACGGTAACTTCCTCACTGCATTTGGCGAACCTGCTCGCAATGAATCTGGCGAAATTGTACCACCTCCTGCCCTAGGTGGACCGCCCTTTGGCGACCCCCTCGTTCTCGAACCAGGCACGTTTAACTGGACCGCTGGTTTACACTACGACAATGACAAGCTCTATGTGGGCGACTTCTTCCAAGGTCGCGTCCAAGTGTTATCAGTAAACCGAGAAACCACCGAAGTTCCAGAGCCTTCGGCTGTATTAGGTATAGCGGTGCTGGGAGCTGGTTCAGTTGCTGTTAAATTCAGAAAACAGCGGCAGCAAAAGACTGCTGTTTAA
- the scyC gene encoding scytonemin biosynthesis cyclase/decarboxylase ScyC (ScyC, an enzyme in the biosynthesis pathway for the cyanobacterial natural sunscreen scytonemin, performs a cyclization and decarboxylation on the compound ScyA produces.) yields the protein MERNTFATSAYIATSPEIAFDYLCELKNLDEWTLFSRMIEQVDENTWLGTASGYQRNLYYHVRKIENSQFSGIEWHCGFEYQKYFQVYPVLLFPPNYIEPGSDEAGVYFHWLSFVDPDRRTPMIMEGIHTVHTSECRSLKAILERKAGCKEALQGRYKIETDTIYIDAPIDLAIAYLQDLRNINEWAHLLRPQGEIGSHSGEFLDEYDQKVKVTFRTHDLSNYYLIEQDYFYPDYGFIQRCPVILIPCSYAFGNSSARGCIQHRLSFWLIDKPLRHGKLQLEDFGAESMNIKRMLEAKAGNLETFARGMSYVAT from the coding sequence GTGGAAAGAAATACGTTTGCTACGTCTGCCTATATAGCAACTTCGCCGGAAATCGCCTTTGATTACCTTTGCGAGTTGAAAAATTTGGATGAGTGGACTTTATTTAGCCGGATGATAGAGCAGGTAGACGAAAATACCTGGCTGGGAACTGCCTCTGGCTATCAGCGAAATCTCTACTATCACGTGAGAAAGATTGAGAACTCACAGTTCTCTGGCATTGAGTGGCATTGTGGATTCGAGTATCAGAAGTACTTCCAGGTCTACCCTGTGCTGCTTTTCCCTCCTAACTACATAGAACCTGGTTCGGATGAAGCGGGAGTCTACTTCCATTGGCTCAGCTTTGTCGATCCAGACCGACGGACGCCAATGATCATGGAGGGAATTCACACTGTACATACTTCCGAATGTCGTTCGCTCAAAGCGATTTTGGAACGCAAAGCAGGTTGCAAGGAAGCACTGCAGGGCCGGTACAAGATTGAAACTGACACGATCTACATTGATGCTCCCATCGATTTAGCGATCGCCTACTTGCAAGATCTGCGAAATATTAATGAATGGGCGCACTTGCTGCGACCGCAGGGCGAGATTGGTTCTCACTCGGGTGAATTTCTCGATGAATATGACCAAAAGGTAAAAGTTACATTCCGGACGCACGATCTGAGTAACTACTACCTGATTGAACAGGATTACTTCTATCCCGACTACGGATTTATCCAGCGCTGCCCCGTCATTCTTATCCCCTGCTCATATGCTTTCGGCAACTCGTCCGCCCGTGGTTGCATCCAGCACCGGCTCTCATTCTGGCTAATAGATAAGCCACTCCGCCACGGCAAACTTCAGCTAGAGGATTTTGGTGCCGAAAGTATGAATATCAAGCGGATGCTTGAGGCGAAGGCAGGTAATTTGGAAACCTTTGCCCGTGGGATGAGCTATGTTGCCACTTAG
- the tyrA gene encoding bifunctional chorismate mutase/prephenate dehydrogenase, which translates to MIPEKLKLTDERLIELLRDRLTILTESGLPTFEEQISSVAPLLAQLGVPEFVWKNTMAMSCLAVLSARSSEKNVTPQKITVIGGRGRMGKFFAQQLSAAGHNVSVLGNQDWEYADILLGEADLVLISVPIECTVDVIQRAAEYLAPTTALADITSIKTEPVQTMLKYHIGPVMGLHPMFGPSIKSFSGQKVVVCPGRQDDSFQWLLQFIASKGAELIVCTPEEHDWIMVIVQATRHFSRFSLGVFLAAEKIDIDRSLSMSSPSYRQEIDIVNRLFAQSPSLCVDIMLATEERCQAIEKLANTYSRLAQLVAKKDRAALIQKFETTQSFFKQKSDRPLESDYAIATFSS; encoded by the coding sequence ATGATACCAGAGAAGTTAAAACTCACGGACGAACGCCTGATCGAGCTTTTACGCGATCGCCTCACAATTCTGACTGAATCAGGACTTCCAACTTTTGAGGAACAAATTTCATCGGTTGCTCCCCTTTTAGCACAGCTCGGCGTGCCTGAATTTGTTTGGAAAAATACTATGGCAATGAGTTGTCTAGCGGTGCTTTCCGCTAGGTCTTCTGAAAAGAATGTCACACCCCAAAAAATTACCGTGATCGGTGGACGTGGCAGAATGGGAAAATTCTTTGCCCAGCAACTATCTGCCGCAGGTCACAACGTGAGTGTTCTCGGAAACCAAGATTGGGAGTATGCAGATATACTACTGGGTGAGGCAGATCTAGTCTTAATCAGCGTTCCGATTGAGTGCACGGTAGATGTAATCCAGCGTGCAGCTGAATATCTTGCCCCCACTACAGCCCTAGCTGATATCACTAGTATCAAGACCGAGCCAGTACAAACGATGCTCAAATACCATATTGGACCTGTAATGGGATTACATCCAATGTTTGGTCCTAGCATCAAATCGTTCTCAGGACAAAAAGTTGTAGTTTGTCCAGGCAGACAAGATGATTCATTTCAATGGCTCCTTCAGTTTATTGCCAGTAAGGGTGCAGAGCTAATCGTATGCACTCCCGAAGAGCATGACTGGATTATGGTAATCGTCCAGGCAACCCGGCACTTCTCCAGGTTTAGCCTCGGTGTTTTCTTAGCGGCAGAAAAAATTGACATAGACCGTAGCTTGTCGATGTCTAGTCCAAGTTACCGCCAAGAGATTGACATAGTAAACCGTTTGTTTGCCCAAAGTCCATCTTTATGCGTAGACATCATGTTGGCTACAGAAGAAAGATGTCAGGCGATTGAAAAATTAGCGAACACCTACAGCCGTTTAGCACAGCTAGTAGCAAAGAAAGACCGAGCCGCCTTAATCCAAAAATTTGAAACAACTCAGAGCTTTTTTAAACAGAAAAGTGACCGCCCTTTAGAGAGCGATTATGCGATCGCTACTTTTAGCAGCTAA
- the eboC gene encoding UbiA-like protein EboC (EboC, a homolog the polyprenyltransferase UbiA, belongs to system of proteins involved in the trafficking of precursor metabolites to an extracytoplasmic compartment so that the biosynthesis of certain natural products, such as scytonemin, can be completed.), producing MNAATLNSHRLWAYLQLMRPANIVTSWADVLAGFAASGSIMFLNTEGQSVLATLVPLACLLVATTGLYGGGVVFNDVFDAELDSQERPERPIPSGRASRQGAILLGSLLLLVGIVAAFQVSWLSAILAPSIAVTALLYDAFGKHHPVLGPLNMGVCRGGNLLLGISVVPAMVGEYWFLALIPIVYIAAVTAISRGEVHGTKGNTGIIALLLIGIVIAGLVGLGLLKDYKILAALPFLALFAGRVLLPFIKAVREPTPNQIRMAVKAGVLSLIVLDATVAAGFSSLFYGLLVLSLLPLSIALAQIFAVT from the coding sequence GTGAATGCTGCAACTTTAAATTCCCATCGCTTGTGGGCGTATTTACAGCTAATGCGACCTGCAAACATTGTCACTTCTTGGGCAGATGTTCTGGCTGGCTTCGCTGCTTCGGGTTCCATTATGTTCCTGAATACAGAGGGACAATCAGTGCTTGCAACTTTAGTGCCGCTGGCGTGTTTGCTGGTGGCTACTACAGGTTTGTATGGTGGTGGCGTAGTTTTCAATGATGTATTCGATGCTGAACTAGATTCCCAAGAGCGACCAGAACGACCGATTCCCAGTGGGAGAGCGTCCCGTCAAGGTGCAATTTTACTAGGGAGTCTGCTTTTGCTTGTCGGCATAGTTGCAGCCTTTCAAGTCTCGTGGTTGAGCGCTATTTTGGCTCCGAGTATAGCGGTTACTGCCTTACTTTATGATGCTTTCGGGAAGCATCACCCGGTTCTTGGTCCTCTTAACATGGGGGTTTGTCGCGGCGGCAACCTCTTGTTAGGCATTAGTGTCGTACCAGCAATGGTAGGGGAATATTGGTTTTTGGCTCTGATTCCCATCGTTTACATTGCTGCTGTCACTGCCATCAGCCGAGGTGAAGTACACGGAACAAAAGGTAACACTGGAATCATTGCGTTGCTGCTGATTGGCATAGTCATTGCCGGGCTTGTAGGGTTAGGGCTATTAAAGGATTATAAAATCCTCGCGGCATTACCATTTCTTGCTTTATTTGCTGGGCGAGTGTTGCTACCTTTTATCAAAGCTGTGCGCGAACCAACCCCAAATCAAATCCGCATGGCAGTGAAAGCTGGCGTATTGTCACTCATCGTTTTGGATGCGACGGTTGCTGCTGGGTTTTCAAGTTTGTTCTATGGATTGCTGGTCTTGAGCTTACTGCCACTCTCAATCGCACTGGCGCAAATTTTTGCTGTGACTTGA
- a CDS encoding EboA family metabolite traffic protein, whose translation MSLIHLNQTSVTDLLHSWLSQYVTQENLTWLDEKREQIAGGAPVRVFFTAFSAVPRYTGKKDLELTSADLQAASAMRTGWFPGHWSIDQAARTLLVLALPQENAEKYLRTLEQVFITADVGELVALYQALPLLPYPEQHRVRAAEGVRSNMTAVFNAVALRNPYPAEYFDRLAWNQMVLKALFVGSPLHLIQGLDRRANPELAQMLVDYAHERWAAKRSVSPELWRLVGLFADTAMLADLERSLADPDPTQQAAAALACAQSPLTQAQALLARYPDLKTSIQTGKLTWQQLAIAI comes from the coding sequence ATGTCTCTGATTCATCTAAACCAAACGAGTGTTACTGACTTACTGCATAGCTGGCTTTCACAGTATGTAACGCAGGAAAATCTCACATGGCTAGATGAGAAGAGAGAGCAAATTGCTGGGGGTGCCCCTGTGCGAGTATTCTTTACTGCCTTCAGCGCGGTGCCTCGCTACACAGGTAAAAAAGATCTTGAGCTAACATCAGCAGACTTACAAGCCGCCTCGGCAATGCGGACAGGTTGGTTTCCTGGTCATTGGAGTATAGATCAAGCCGCTCGCACACTACTAGTATTGGCTCTCCCTCAGGAGAATGCAGAAAAATATCTGCGGACACTGGAGCAAGTCTTTATCACTGCCGATGTAGGAGAGTTGGTGGCGCTGTATCAAGCCTTACCACTTTTGCCTTATCCAGAACAACATCGTGTCCGCGCTGCTGAGGGAGTTCGTAGCAATATGACAGCAGTTTTCAATGCTGTGGCTTTACGAAATCCCTATCCTGCCGAGTATTTTGATCGCCTTGCTTGGAACCAGATGGTATTGAAAGCCTTGTTTGTAGGTAGCCCTCTGCATCTAATCCAGGGTCTCGATCGCCGTGCCAATCCAGAACTGGCGCAGATGTTAGTTGACTATGCCCACGAACGTTGGGCTGCTAAACGCTCTGTATCTCCCGAACTCTGGCGATTAGTGGGGCTCTTTGCTGATACTGCCATGCTAGCGGATTTGGAGCGATCGCTCGCCGACCCCGATCCAACCCAGCAAGCCGCCGCCGCCCTCGCTTGTGCCCAATCTCCCTTAACCCAGGCTCAAGCCCTCCTTGCCCGGTACCCAGACTTAAAAACTTCTATTCAAACAGGAAAACTGACTTGGCAGCAATTAGCTATAGCAATCTGA
- a CDS encoding ScyD/ScyE family protein, translated as MNAAPGEEDVILDLPAQYSSGNAGFFNRQNESVPTAVTVGPDGALYASELSALPYPKGYARVLRVSNPEGVASYDGRTPGGTGQIYASGFEQLNGLTFDEDGALYALEYVNGSTVYDPKIPFEDLPPSRLIRVDPDGTRKQISGEELRFGNYVLAHEGKVYAAIGNGDIDKGQVLAYEQDAETGEWSYKVVAENLNNPRGMDIGPDGNLYVLESGKGTPADDPNAEDALSVQFIPGLVSQRAGYTGAISRIDIENGGQERVYEGLPSTIEYNPNTGEDRILSIGPNGLAIGEDGTAWIASGGGLSVQTAEALGEFGEGLRGVLRLEGLFGEDPSQATWTPAFDSVQYAIENGADGATTLFNTQSNLNDIEIGPDGQLYAVDAARNVMYGLSPDGEEVESVTVLQKTPPVLTPPQYGLVVQAGGDPSADYRVEIIERTFKGENDLPDTPGRQQALANAAMTPVEGGNGEPPLRGEDATIGGILGEAGVPGDFSGVDGEGEITADRPTPGDPMLEPQAPADGLPVPEANAGEGVDLPDDAEVLVPTTADGSPTEGPGFDPTMPPDGLAANDFDPLNPTLLPGVEPDVLIPGPVDPLAPVITKSNPFTDYFDPFFGVYLPARGDEPVLPDGEGGGYTVDNLFVFGDRLTENGGEFGKNAVAESTGPNPPYDAAPYSPLGNFTDGLNWTTYLGRILGVEDYAEQDTNFSYLDATARELVNPVDPFGEATELNTFAGQIDTFKEAYGTFDEDDLVVVNFGGNDLTLPPEEGVAPEEAAQQSIQATVDGIASLQALGAKNFLVGLVPPVELAPIFSDPEFQALLGVEPGFFGPVVEGYNQGLTAALEAYEVESGANIEIFDVNALFDTIAAEPGAYGFVNVDEPVLISQTPLTGEPPVYNPAIVGQDPAVQHATLFLDPFFHPTALGHSILAETARDELLGLGAVPEPTPEETGLTIGLYDSDSNNLIAPLNDGQQILASEVAGKNLTISASVPEDSVYFGQVESMSLNLNDGQVTKTENIAPYALFGDKNWGEALTGGIVLQGENTIAFELYSQDRLGGNLLETVTVDFTIT; from the coding sequence ATGAACGCGGCGCCCGGCGAAGAGGACGTGATCCTCGACCTTCCGGCGCAATACTCCAGCGGCAATGCCGGCTTTTTTAACCGCCAGAACGAGTCCGTGCCGACCGCCGTCACGGTCGGCCCCGACGGCGCGCTCTACGCCTCCGAGCTGAGCGCGTTGCCCTACCCCAAAGGCTACGCCCGCGTGCTGCGCGTCAGCAATCCGGAGGGCGTCGCCAGCTACGACGGGCGCACCCCGGGCGGCACCGGCCAGATCTACGCCAGCGGCTTCGAGCAGCTCAACGGCCTGACGTTCGACGAGGACGGGGCGCTTTACGCCCTCGAATACGTCAACGGCAGCACCGTTTACGATCCGAAGATCCCGTTCGAAGACCTGCCGCCGAGCCGCTTGATCCGAGTCGACCCGGACGGCACGCGCAAGCAGATTTCGGGCGAGGAGCTGCGCTTCGGCAACTACGTGCTCGCGCACGAGGGCAAGGTTTATGCCGCGATCGGCAACGGCGACATCGACAAGGGCCAGGTGCTTGCCTACGAGCAAGACGCCGAGACCGGCGAGTGGTCATACAAGGTCGTGGCGGAGAACCTCAACAACCCGCGCGGCATGGACATCGGCCCCGACGGCAACCTCTACGTTCTCGAATCGGGCAAGGGCACGCCGGCGGACGACCCGAACGCTGAGGACGCGCTGAGCGTCCAATTCATTCCGGGTTTGGTCAGCCAGCGCGCCGGCTACACCGGCGCGATCAGCCGGATCGACATTGAGAACGGTGGCCAAGAGCGGGTTTACGAGGGTTTGCCCTCGACCATCGAATACAACCCGAACACCGGCGAGGACCGCATCCTTTCCATCGGTCCGAACGGCCTCGCAATCGGCGAGGACGGCACGGCGTGGATCGCCTCCGGCGGCGGCCTCTCGGTTCAAACCGCCGAGGCGTTGGGCGAGTTCGGCGAGGGCTTGCGCGGCGTGCTGCGCCTTGAAGGTCTGTTCGGCGAGGATCCCTCGCAGGCGACCTGGACCCCGGCGTTCGACTCGGTGCAATACGCCATCGAGAACGGCGCGGACGGCGCGACCACGCTGTTCAACACGCAGAGCAACCTGAATGACATCGAGATCGGCCCGGACGGCCAACTTTACGCCGTCGACGCGGCGCGCAACGTGATGTACGGCCTCAGCCCGGACGGTGAAGAGGTCGAAAGCGTCACCGTGCTGCAAAAGACCCCGCCGGTGCTCACCCCGCCGCAATACGGCTTGGTCGTCCAGGCGGGTGGCGATCCGAGCGCCGACTACCGCGTCGAGATCATCGAGCGTACCTTCAAGGGCGAGAACGACCTGCCCGACACGCCGGGCCGGCAGCAAGCGCTAGCGAACGCCGCGATGACCCCGGTCGAGGGCGGCAACGGCGAGCCGCCTCTGCGCGGCGAGGACGCCACGATCGGTGGCATTTTGGGCGAGGCCGGCGTGCCGGGCGATTTCTCCGGCGTTGACGGCGAGGGGGAAATCACGGCGGACCGCCCAACCCCGGGCGACCCGATGCTGGAGCCGCAGGCCCCGGCGGATGGACTGCCGGTGCCGGAAGCCAACGCGGGCGAGGGCGTTGATCTGCCCGACGACGCTGAGGTTCTCGTGCCCACAACGGCGGACGGCTCCCCAACCGAGGGGCCGGGCTTTGACCCGACCATGCCGCCCGATGGGCTCGCCGCGAACGACTTCGACCCGCTCAACCCAACCTTGCTGCCGGGCGTCGAACCGGACGTGCTGATCCCCGGCCCGGTTGATCCGCTCGCGCCCGTTATCACGAAGAGCAACCCGTTTACCGACTACTTCGACCCATTTTTCGGCGTATATTTGCCGGCGCGGGGCGACGAGCCGGTGCTGCCGGACGGCGAGGGCGGCGGCTACACGGTCGACAACCTGTTCGTGTTCGGCGACCGCCTGACCGAGAACGGCGGCGAGTTCGGCAAGAACGCTGTAGCGGAGAGCACGGGCCCGAACCCGCCCTACGACGCCGCGCCGTACTCGCCGCTCGGCAACTTCACCGACGGCTTGAACTGGACCACCTACCTCGGGCGCATCCTGGGCGTCGAGGACTACGCTGAGCAGGACACCAACTTCAGCTACCTCGATGCCACGGCGCGCGAGTTGGTCAACCCGGTCGACCCGTTCGGCGAGGCGACCGAGTTGAACACCTTCGCGGGCCAGATCGACACCTTCAAGGAGGCCTACGGCACGTTCGACGAGGACGACCTAGTGGTCGTCAACTTCGGCGGCAACGACCTGACCCTGCCGCCGGAGGAGGGCGTTGCGCCGGAGGAGGCCGCGCAGCAATCGATCCAAGCTACCGTCGACGGCATCGCGAGCTTGCAAGCGTTGGGTGCCAAGAACTTCCTGGTCGGGCTCGTCCCGCCGGTCGAGCTGGCGCCGATCTTCAGCGACCCGGAGTTCCAGGCCCTCCTCGGCGTCGAGCCGGGCTTCTTCGGCCCGGTGGTCGAGGGCTACAACCAGGGTTTGACGGCCGCGCTGGAGGCTTACGAGGTGGAATCGGGCGCGAACATCGAGATCTTCGACGTCAACGCGCTGTTCGACACCATCGCGGCGGAGCCGGGGGCGTACGGCTTCGTCAACGTGGACGAGCCGGTCTTGATCAGCCAGACGCCGCTGACCGGCGAGCCGCCGGTCTACAACCCGGCGATCGTCGGGCAGGACCCGGCGGTGCAGCACGCAACGCTGTTCCTCGACCCGTTCTTCCACCCAACCGCGCTCGGCCACTCGATCCTCGCCGAGACGGCGCGAGACGAGCTGCTCGGTCTGGGCGCTGTTCCTGAACCAACACCTGAAGAAACAGGACTGACCATTGGGCTTTACGATTCGGACAGCAATAATCTGATCGCGCCTCTTAACGATGGTCAGCAAATTCTGGCGAGTGAAGTTGCAGGTAAGAATCTAACAATTTCTGCATCAGTCCCAGAAGACAGTGTCTACTTTGGACAGGTGGAGAGCATGTCCCTAAATCTAAATGATGGTCAAGTCACTAAAACAGAGAATATAGCTCCCTACGCTCTATTCGGTGATAAAAATTGGGGGGAGGCTCTCACAGGAGGAATTGTTTTGCAGGGGGAAAACACCATCGCTTTTGAGCTGTATTCCCAGGATCGACTCGGCGGCAACCTGCTTGAAACCGTAACTGTAGACTTCACTATTACCTAA
- a CDS encoding ScyD/ScyE family protein translates to MKLKPFAFTFLTLCLAAVAGMPAAQSASLSVIAEGLDNARGISTDPSGNIWVTETGVGGPGVGEGAGCVQSPSVQYAPICSGNTAAVTRITPDGKQERVFKGLPSLAIQPSGIEGAGPQDLKFDSSGNAYGVYGFAGDPAIREAIFGDSAFGQLYRLDPNQGPISIADLAGYELANNPDGGDVITNPYALALKDDTAYVVDAGANVLYTVGLDGSGIKEAIPFSSRPFDVGPNAFPPPDPNQPLLPGFENGPPEQIDLQPVPTGVAIGPDGAAYVSDLSGFPYPEGGSRIYRINENGEPEVYADGFTMLADLEFDQDGNLLALQYADKPQWTGELAASLFQIAPDGTRTTLVAAGEGLEATTDIHVGPNNEIYVTNKGDRPDVGQVIRVDRTESVPEPTSVLGVLAFGALGSGAWLQRKRQQQLLDEVKFANGLKD, encoded by the coding sequence ATGAAACTTAAGCCATTTGCTTTTACATTTCTCACTCTTTGTCTTGCCGCTGTTGCCGGAATGCCAGCTGCACAATCTGCATCGCTGTCAGTCATTGCCGAAGGTCTTGATAATGCACGCGGTATTAGCACTGACCCTAGCGGTAATATTTGGGTTACAGAGACAGGTGTAGGGGGACCAGGTGTAGGGGAAGGCGCAGGATGCGTACAATCACCTAGCGTGCAATATGCTCCTATATGTTCTGGTAATACTGCAGCTGTAACTAGAATTACACCAGACGGTAAGCAAGAGCGTGTATTTAAAGGACTACCGTCTCTAGCAATCCAGCCTTCAGGAATTGAGGGTGCCGGTCCTCAGGACCTCAAATTTGATTCCAGCGGCAACGCTTATGGGGTTTATGGCTTTGCTGGCGATCCGGCAATCCGCGAGGCAATATTCGGCGATTCTGCGTTCGGTCAGCTATATAGACTCGACCCAAACCAAGGACCGATTAGTATTGCCGATCTGGCAGGCTACGAACTGGCTAATAATCCCGATGGCGGCGATGTAATTACCAACCCCTATGCTTTAGCACTCAAAGATGATACTGCTTATGTCGTTGATGCGGGTGCAAATGTGCTATACACTGTAGGGCTTGATGGCAGCGGTATTAAGGAAGCAATTCCGTTTTCTAGCCGTCCGTTTGATGTTGGTCCTAATGCCTTCCCACCTCCCGATCCAAATCAGCCCCTACTTCCTGGTTTCGAGAATGGACCACCCGAGCAAATTGACCTACAACCAGTACCTACAGGTGTGGCAATTGGTCCTGATGGTGCTGCTTATGTAAGCGACCTCTCAGGTTTTCCTTATCCCGAAGGTGGGTCGCGGATCTATCGCATTAACGAAAACGGTGAGCCAGAAGTCTATGCTGATGGTTTTACCATGCTCGCTGACTTGGAGTTCGATCAAGACGGCAATTTGTTGGCTTTACAGTACGCCGACAAGCCTCAGTGGACTGGTGAGTTAGCTGCTTCTCTGTTCCAAATCGCCCCTGATGGGACTCGTACAACTCTCGTCGCTGCTGGTGAGGGATTAGAGGCGACTACTGACATCCATGTTGGTCCTAATAATGAAATTTATGTCACGAACAAAGGCGATCGCCCAGATGTAGGGCAAGTCATTCGGGTTGACAGAACAGAGTCTGTCCCCGAGCCCACTTCTGTTTTGGGAGTGTTAGCGTTTGGTGCTTTAGGCAGTGGTGCTTGGCTGCAGCGCAAGCGTCAACAACAGCTACTTGATGAAGTGAAATTTGCTAATGGCTTAAAAGACTAG
- a CDS encoding TatD family hydrolase, with protein MFIDPHIHMTARTTYDYLVMRESGVVAVIEPAFWLGQPRTSVGTFQDYFNSLVGWERFRAGQFGIRHYCAIGLNPKEANNEPLAEAVMELLPLYACKEGVVAIGEIGYDDMTPVEDKYFRQQLELAKELDTVVLIHTPHRNKKAGTSRSMDVCIEHGLDPSRVIVDHNNEETAQEVLDRGFWAAFTIYPYTKMGNARMVEIVRQYGCDRIIVDSSADWGISDTLAVPKTAQLMLERGIPESHVQAVCYKNALTAYSQSGQMQEADWLNPASIDQRQLFNGNSVLRGQEPMVESSRDYALIE; from the coding sequence ATGTTTATTGATCCTCACATTCATATGACTGCCCGCACGACCTACGATTATTTGGTAATGCGGGAGTCGGGTGTTGTCGCTGTGATTGAGCCAGCCTTTTGGTTGGGACAACCTCGTACTAGCGTTGGCACATTCCAAGATTACTTCAACAGCTTAGTAGGGTGGGAACGGTTTCGGGCTGGTCAGTTTGGGATTCGGCATTACTGCGCGATCGGCTTGAACCCGAAAGAAGCGAATAACGAACCCTTGGCAGAAGCAGTGATGGAACTTTTGCCTTTGTATGCCTGCAAAGAAGGTGTAGTCGCCATCGGTGAAATTGGCTACGACGACATGACACCCGTAGAGGATAAATACTTCCGCCAGCAGTTGGAACTAGCAAAAGAACTGGACACGGTGGTATTGATCCACACCCCCCATCGCAACAAAAAGGCAGGCACAAGTCGCAGCATGGATGTCTGCATTGAGCATGGGTTAGATCCATCGCGGGTGATCGTGGATCACAACAACGAAGAGACAGCTCAGGAAGTTCTAGATCGTGGCTTCTGGGCAGCCTTCACGATTTACCCCTATACAAAAATGGGGAATGCCCGCATGGTGGAGATTGTACGCCAATACGGGTGCGATCGCATCATCGTTGATAGTAGCGCCGATTGGGGTATCAGCGATACTCTAGCTGTGCCGAAGACTGCTCAACTGATGTTGGAACGAGGAATTCCTGAATCCCATGTGCAAGCTGTTTGTTACAAAAATGCCCTGACTGCCTACAGCCAGAGTGGTCAAATGCAAGAGGCAGATTGGCTCAACCCAGCGTCAATTGACCAACGACAACTCTTCAATGGTAATTCCGTGCTGCGGGGACAGGAACCGATGGTCGAGTCCAGCCGTGATTACGCACTGATCGAGTGA